From the genome of Thermus antranikianii DSM 12462, one region includes:
- a CDS encoding PSP1 domain-containing protein — protein MTVGVRLHADLRKARTPVLRYFRFQGDPPPLEAYVVVRTSRGLEVGKVRTPPRKEKEAGEVVRLATKEDLDLASRLRAKAEEAAFYLRARLREEGVRAKVLGCDFTLDGRHLSVHYAAEERVNLKRFTRELSERFGARVEFLAEGPREEAAYLGTLGACGMESCCSTWLQGFAQVSIRLARDQGLPLNPEKISGPCGRLLCCLVYEHPVYQELLKELPRKNARVCTKEGVCGKVQKVNPLKGTVELLLEEGKAVEVSKEELA, from the coding sequence ATGACCGTGGGCGTTCGCCTGCACGCCGACCTGCGCAAAGCCCGCACCCCTGTCCTGCGCTACTTCCGCTTCCAGGGGGATCCCCCGCCCCTGGAGGCGTATGTGGTGGTGCGCACCAGCCGGGGCCTGGAGGTGGGCAAGGTGCGCACCCCGCCCCGCAAGGAGAAGGAGGCCGGGGAGGTGGTGCGCCTGGCCACCAAGGAGGATCTGGACCTGGCCTCGAGGCTCCGGGCCAAGGCGGAGGAGGCGGCCTTTTACCTGCGGGCCCGCCTTCGGGAAGAGGGGGTGAGGGCCAAGGTCCTGGGGTGCGACTTCACCCTGGATGGCCGGCACCTTTCCGTGCACTACGCCGCGGAGGAGCGGGTGAACCTCAAGCGCTTTACCCGGGAGCTTTCCGAGCGCTTCGGGGCTCGAGTGGAGTTTTTGGCCGAGGGCCCCCGGGAGGAGGCCGCCTACCTGGGCACCTTGGGCGCCTGCGGGATGGAGTCTTGTTGCTCCACCTGGCTTCAGGGTTTCGCCCAGGTTTCCATTAGGTTAGCCCGCGACCAGGGGCTTCCCCTGAACCCCGAGAAGATCTCGGGTCCTTGCGGCCGGCTTCTTTGCTGCCTGGTTTACGAGCATCCCGTGTACCAGGAGCTTCTTAAGGAGCTTCCCCGCAAGAACGCCCGGGTCTGCACCAAGGAGGGGGTGTGCGGCAAGGTGCAAAAGGTGAACCCCTTGAAGGGGACGGTGGAGCTCCTCCTGGAGGAGGGGAAGGCGGTGGAGGTGTCCAAGGAGGAACTGGCTTAG
- a CDS encoding DNA polymerase III subunit delta', which produces MALHPPDPWGIIGHEAVLELLPRLGASTLLFSGPEGVGRRLVARWYAWGLNRGFPPPALGEHPDLLEIGPPERGLKGRVEIRLEEVEPLFDWFATHPRERVKVAILDAAHLLTEAAANALLKLLEEPPSYGRIVLIAPSRATLLPTLASRALEVAFAPVPEERLYPLTQDPELLAYAGGAPGRLLRALADLDAFRARMEKAREVDGASSWRRFTLLKELFADEEGVFALYAAFRHRPRALLALEAAREALERYVSPDLVLARLALDLET; this is translated from the coding sequence GTGGCTCTACACCCGCCTGACCCTTGGGGAATAATCGGCCACGAGGCCGTCCTGGAGCTCCTGCCCCGGCTTGGCGCCTCTACCCTGCTCTTCTCGGGGCCGGAAGGGGTGGGGAGGCGCCTGGTGGCCCGCTGGTACGCCTGGGGGCTGAACCGGGGGTTCCCTCCCCCTGCCTTGGGGGAGCACCCCGACCTTCTGGAGATAGGTCCCCCGGAGCGGGGTTTGAAGGGGCGGGTGGAGATCCGCCTTGAGGAGGTGGAACCCCTTTTCGACTGGTTTGCCACCCACCCCCGGGAGCGGGTCAAGGTGGCCATCCTGGATGCCGCCCACCTCCTCACCGAGGCGGCGGCCAACGCCCTCTTAAAGCTTCTGGAGGAACCTCCCTCCTACGGGCGTATCGTCCTCATCGCCCCAAGCCGCGCCACCCTGCTTCCCACCTTGGCCAGCCGGGCCCTGGAGGTGGCCTTTGCCCCGGTGCCCGAGGAGCGGCTTTACCCCTTGACCCAGGACCCGGAGCTTCTGGCTTACGCCGGCGGGGCTCCAGGCCGGCTTCTGAGGGCCCTAGCCGACCTCGATGCCTTTCGCGCCCGTATGGAGAAGGCCAGGGAGGTGGATGGCGCCTCCTCCTGGCGGCGGTTTACCCTTCTGAAGGAGCTTTTTGCGGATGAGGAAGGGGTTTTCGCCCTTTATGCCGCCTTCCGCCACCGTCCGCGGGCGCTTCTGGCCCTCGAGGCGGCTCGGGAGGCCTTGGAGCGGTATGTGAGCCCGGACCTGGTCCTGGCCCGATTGGCCTTAGACTTGGAAACATGA
- a CDS encoding ABC transporter permease: MGVWKDRKRLGILVALGGGVLLLLWYLAPWAVPHRLFGGEGVLLSPFGHHLPQGTLPPGYRDGWLSWVFYPSLVWLALTLVLAWTPKPARKLYLMGILGLGLFLLTYLLFQASVAQVNAGAERPILRRYTLGLGSYATLAYSLYLLLLARLFSPGGLAFLVRRRGVVVPLFSLLLASLLGGVIVAVMKANPGEAKTLREAAMLKLDLITYTYQLLYSPLVNPSGFLQSLLLATPLILTGLAVALGFRGGLFNIGAPGQLILGGIAAMLVGVYLPGPRWLVLPLAILAAALAGGLWGALPGWLKARFGAHEVINTIMLNYIAASLFLFLISSNEYKFFGYTLYLPFKYPGYEARSYEIRPEARIPHWTELVAPGGELSFALPLALLLGLLGYFLTRKSLGHRVLLGLLAGMVGYLVGGFLPGPAVNFGPDLTSVRLNGAFLLALLALLFFHFYVFRTVGGYELRAMGLAPKAAEYGGVLSGRKMVLTMFLAGALAGLAATHYVLGGGIDEYRLKQSLPYSVGFDGIAVALMGQNTPLGVGLAAWLFGILLTGGLQVNLQLGISRELVAVLQALIVLFIAAGGFLPRYFTDPLRAAEVELREESRKRGEREETP, encoded by the coding sequence GTGGGCGTGTGGAAGGACCGTAAGCGCCTGGGAATCCTGGTGGCCCTGGGGGGAGGGGTTCTCCTCCTCCTCTGGTACCTGGCGCCCTGGGCGGTACCCCATCGCCTTTTTGGCGGCGAAGGCGTGCTTCTAAGCCCCTTCGGCCACCACCTGCCCCAAGGAACCCTGCCCCCGGGTTACCGGGATGGCTGGCTCTCTTGGGTCTTTTATCCCTCCTTGGTCTGGCTGGCCCTCACCCTGGTCCTGGCCTGGACCCCTAAGCCTGCCCGGAAGCTTTACCTCATGGGGATCCTGGGCCTAGGCCTCTTTCTCCTCACCTACCTTCTCTTTCAAGCCAGCGTGGCCCAGGTGAACGCGGGTGCAGAAAGGCCCATCCTCAGGCGGTACACCCTGGGGCTTGGCAGCTACGCCACCTTGGCCTATAGCCTCTACCTTCTCCTCCTGGCCCGGCTTTTCTCTCCTGGGGGGCTAGCCTTTCTGGTGCGCCGCCGGGGGGTGGTGGTGCCCCTCTTCTCCCTCCTCCTGGCCTCCTTGTTGGGTGGCGTCATCGTGGCGGTGATGAAGGCGAACCCCGGGGAGGCTAAGACCTTGCGAGAAGCCGCCATGTTGAAGCTGGACCTCATCACCTACACCTACCAGCTCCTCTATAGCCCCTTGGTCAACCCCTCAGGCTTCCTGCAAAGCCTCCTCCTGGCTACTCCCCTGATCCTCACCGGCTTGGCCGTGGCTTTAGGCTTCCGCGGGGGGCTCTTCAACATCGGGGCCCCGGGGCAGCTCATCCTAGGAGGCATCGCCGCCATGCTGGTGGGGGTGTACCTGCCGGGACCCAGGTGGCTGGTACTGCCCCTCGCCATCCTGGCCGCCGCTTTGGCCGGGGGGCTATGGGGCGCCCTGCCTGGTTGGCTCAAGGCCCGTTTTGGGGCCCACGAGGTGATCAACACCATCATGCTGAACTACATCGCCGCAAGCCTCTTCCTTTTCCTTATCTCCTCCAACGAGTACAAGTTCTTCGGCTACACCCTGTACCTGCCCTTCAAGTACCCCGGGTACGAGGCCCGGAGCTACGAGATTCGACCCGAGGCCCGCATCCCCCACTGGACCGAGCTGGTGGCCCCAGGGGGGGAGCTTTCCTTCGCCTTGCCCTTGGCCCTCCTCCTGGGCCTCCTGGGCTACTTCCTCACCAGAAAAAGCCTGGGCCACCGGGTGCTCCTGGGCCTCCTGGCCGGGATGGTGGGGTACTTGGTGGGGGGGTTTCTTCCGGGGCCTGCGGTGAACTTCGGCCCGGACCTCACCTCGGTGCGGCTCAACGGGGCCTTCCTCTTGGCCCTTCTGGCCCTTCTCTTCTTCCACTTCTACGTCTTCCGCACCGTGGGGGGATACGAGCTTAGGGCCATGGGCCTGGCCCCCAAGGCGGCGGAGTACGGGGGGGTGCTCTCTGGGCGGAAGATGGTCCTCACCATGTTCCTGGCAGGAGCCTTGGCGGGTCTGGCCGCCACCCACTACGTGCTGGGCGGGGGGATTGACGAGTACCGCCTGAAGCAATCCCTTCCCTATTCCGTGGGCTTTGACGGCATCGCCGTGGCCCTGATGGGCCAGAACACCCCCTTGGGGGTGGGCCTCGCCGCCTGGCTTTTCGGCATCCTCCTCACGGGAGGATTGCAGGTGAACCTGCAGCTCGGCATCAGCCGGGAACTGGTGGCGGTGCTTCAGGCCTTGATCGTTCTCTTCATCGCCGCAGGGGGCTTTTTGCCCCGCTACTTCACCGACCCCCTGCGGGCAGCCGAGGTGGAACTTAGGGAAGAAAGTCGAAAGCGAGGGGAAAGGGAGGAGACCCCATGA
- a CDS encoding ABC transporter permease, whose product MNLDAAFWIALFFSTLRQTTPLLLTALGGMFSERSGVVNIALEGIILFGALTAAVVVERVEHTLGPGPHPWLPWLGILSAMLVGGLVALVHAVVSIKYRADQIISATAINLLALGAPSLVLTYFYGNATNSKEVANRLPLWGPEGFALSPLVYLAFLLVPLSWWVLFKTPFGLRLRAVGEHPEAADTLGINVYRMRYIGVVLSGILAGLAGAYLAIGFLNQFVRGMSAGMGFISLAAMIFGKWHPLGILFSTLLFGFASALAIQLQGTEILPAVLVQAFPYVVTILVLAGFMGKSRPPAAVGRPYEK is encoded by the coding sequence ATGAACCTGGACGCTGCCTTTTGGATCGCCCTCTTCTTCTCCACCCTGCGCCAGACCACCCCCCTTTTGCTCACCGCCTTGGGGGGGATGTTTTCCGAAAGGAGCGGGGTGGTGAACATCGCCCTCGAGGGCATCATCCTCTTCGGAGCCCTCACCGCCGCGGTGGTGGTGGAAAGGGTGGAACACACCTTAGGCCCCGGCCCCCATCCCTGGCTTCCCTGGCTTGGGATCCTAAGCGCCATGCTGGTGGGAGGGCTGGTGGCCCTGGTGCACGCGGTGGTCTCCATCAAATACCGGGCCGACCAGATCATCAGCGCCACCGCCATCAACCTCCTGGCCCTGGGAGCCCCTAGCCTGGTGCTCACCTACTTCTACGGCAACGCCACCAACTCCAAGGAGGTGGCAAACCGCCTGCCCCTTTGGGGGCCGGAGGGCTTTGCCCTTTCCCCTTTGGTCTACCTGGCCTTCCTCCTGGTCCCCCTAAGCTGGTGGGTCCTCTTCAAGACCCCCTTTGGCCTGCGGCTCAGGGCCGTGGGCGAGCATCCCGAAGCCGCCGACACCCTGGGGATCAACGTGTACCGCATGCGCTACATTGGGGTGGTGCTCTCCGGGATCCTGGCGGGCCTTGCCGGGGCCTACCTGGCCATCGGCTTTCTCAACCAGTTCGTGCGGGGCATGTCCGCGGGGATGGGGTTCATCTCCCTGGCGGCCATGATCTTCGGGAAGTGGCACCCCTTGGGCATCCTTTTCTCCACCCTGCTTTTCGGCTTCGCCAGCGCCTTGGCCATCCAGCTTCAGGGCACGGAGATCCTGCCCGCGGTCTTGGTGCAGGCCTTCCCCTATGTGGTCACCATCTTGGTGCTGGCGGGCTTCATGGGCAAAAGCCGACCCCCGGCGGCGGTGGGAAGGCCCTACGAGAAGTGA